Proteins found in one bacterium genomic segment:
- a CDS encoding Gfo/Idh/MocA family oxidoreductase, with amino-acid sequence MDKVNVGIVGYAFMGKAHSVGYRDCAFAFPDVKAVPVMKEICGIGEQAVKEAALRYGWERWSCDYEHVVTSKDIDLVDISTGNDTHKEIAIAAAQNGKHIFCEKPMAMNVAECRQMVDAVEKAGVIHMIDFNYRRVPAVALARQMIDEGMIGTPYHFRAVYLQDWIMDPNFPLVWRLQKDKSGSGAHGDLSAHIIDLARYLCGEFDSVCGLMKTFIKNRPVPDEPGKMGEVTVDDATMFLAKFANGAVGTFEASRFAGGHRNGNQFEINGSKGSIRFNLERLNELEYFDLSDKPKYQGWKTILVTEADHPYIRGWWPSGHIIGWQHLFVHQVYNLMNGIAEHKCPTPNFYDGLKCQAVLEAVEKSAETEQWMIVEN; translated from the coding sequence GTGGATAAGGTAAATGTCGGTATAGTGGGATATGCTTTTATGGGCAAGGCGCACAGTGTTGGTTATCGCGACTGCGCATTTGCCTTTCCTGATGTGAAGGCAGTGCCCGTTATGAAAGAGATATGCGGTATTGGCGAGCAGGCCGTTAAAGAAGCTGCACTTCGTTATGGCTGGGAGCGCTGGAGTTGTGATTACGAGCATGTGGTCACGTCAAAAGACATTGACCTGGTCGATATATCCACGGGCAATGACACACATAAAGAGATCGCCATAGCCGCGGCGCAAAACGGCAAACACATATTTTGCGAGAAGCCGATGGCTATGAATGTGGCGGAGTGCAGACAGATGGTGGATGCGGTCGAGAAGGCCGGCGTGATCCACATGATAGACTTCAACTATCGCCGTGTGCCCGCTGTTGCTCTGGCCAGGCAAATGATAGATGAAGGAATGATCGGCACGCCGTATCACTTCAGGGCGGTATATCTGCAGGATTGGATCATGGACCCGAATTTTCCTCTCGTCTGGCGCCTGCAGAAAGATAAATCAGGCTCGGGTGCACATGGCGACCTGAGCGCTCATATAATAGACTTGGCGCGATATCTGTGTGGTGAATTCGACTCTGTATGTGGTCTTATGAAGACATTTATCAAGAATCGTCCTGTGCCGGATGAGCCGGGCAAGATGGGCGAGGTAACTGTCGATGACGCCACCATGTTTTTGGCGAAGTTTGCGAACGGCGCGGTCGGTACATTCGAGGCGTCCCGCTTTGCCGGAGGTCACCGCAACGGTAACCAGTTTGAGATCAACGGCAGCAAAGGCAGCATCAGGTTCAATCTTGAGCGCTTGAACGAACTAGAGTATTTCGACCTGAGCGACAAGCCGAAATATCAGGGCTGGAAGACTATTCTGGTCACTGAGGCCGACCATCCTTATATCAGAGGCTGGTGGCCGAGCGGGCATATAATCGGCTGGCAGCATCTCTTCGTGCACCAGGTCTATAACCTGATGAACGGAATCGCCGAGCACAAATGCCCGACACCCAACTTCTATGATGGTCTGAAATGCCAAGCCGTGCTCGAAGCTGTGGAGAAGTCGGCTGAGACCGAGCAGTGGATGATAGTCGAGAATTAA
- a CDS encoding S-layer homology domain-containing protein, with the protein MRLVTLFLASIALLSVPCWADEAHPALQPSTGNIQPTTVFKDVPGDHWANDAVDMMAQNDIMHGYPDDTFKGDRHVTRYELCVALANMIQFIQSSQKPIINSKDKDSNSSQTSNWATTSVGLLKNCGFLPQDSPLLKDGNKEVTCLELGDALAQVSAKLIELRVPPTSTPD; encoded by the coding sequence ATGAGGCTTGTGACTCTATTTCTGGCAAGTATCGCACTTCTGAGTGTCCCATGCTGGGCGGATGAAGCACATCCTGCCCTCCAACCGTCAACCGGCAACATTCAACCGACAACTGTTTTCAAAGATGTGCCGGGTGACCACTGGGCAAATGATGCAGTGGATATGATGGCACAAAACGACATTATGCACGGCTACCCTGATGACACTTTCAAGGGCGATAGACACGTCACCAGGTACGAGCTTTGTGTGGCGCTTGCAAATATGATTCAGTTCATTCAGTCGAGCCAAAAGCCAATTATAAACAGCAAGGACAAAGATTCAAATTCTTCTCAGACGAGCAACTGGGCAACAACATCAGTCGGTCTACTTAAAAATTGTGGTTTCCTGCCACAGGACTCGCCATTGCTCAAAGACGGCAATAAAGAAGTGACTTGCCTCGAACTTGGTGACGCGCTTGCACAGGTGTCGGCAAAACTCATAGAACTCAGAGTTCCGCCGACAAGCACGCCGGATTAA
- a CDS encoding rod shape-determining protein, with protein sequence MFNLVPELGIDLGTANILVYLKGKGIVLREPSVVAMNTTSQSLVAVGEEARMMIGRTPENVVAIRPMCDGVIADYSTTHKMLEYLISKVCGRKRMLKPRIIIAVPSQITAVEKRAVVQAAKSAGASQAYPIEEPLAAAIGAGLPIATAGGNIVVDIGGGTTDIAVISLSGRVLSKSIRIGGNKMDEVIARHIKTKYSLMIGERTAEEIKTKIGSAFPMEQELVLEVRGRDLIAGLPKTIEVTSAEIREALNEPISAIIERVKSVLEQTPPELSSDIIERGMMLTGGCALLRGLDKLLAAQTGIPIHVAEDPLSCVALGCGRALDQMDIIRDKFIETGFE encoded by the coding sequence GTGTTTAATCTGGTTCCTGAACTCGGCATCGACCTTGGGACTGCCAATATTCTGGTCTACTTGAAAGGCAAAGGCATTGTGCTGCGCGAGCCTTCTGTCGTCGCCATGAATACCACAAGCCAATCACTTGTGGCTGTCGGCGAAGAGGCCAGGATGATGATAGGCCGTACACCCGAAAATGTAGTGGCCATCAGACCTATGTGTGATGGTGTCATTGCCGATTACTCTACCACACATAAAATGCTTGAATACCTCATATCCAAAGTATGTGGTAGGAAGCGTATGCTCAAGCCCAGGATTATTATTGCCGTGCCGTCGCAAATCACTGCTGTCGAGAAGAGAGCAGTCGTCCAGGCCGCAAAAAGCGCAGGAGCAAGCCAGGCTTACCCAATTGAAGAACCGCTTGCAGCCGCCATAGGTGCAGGCTTGCCCATTGCAACCGCGGGTGGAAATATAGTTGTCGATATAGGCGGCGGAACAACAGATATTGCAGTTATATCATTGAGCGGCAGAGTCCTGTCTAAGTCGATACGCATCGGCGGGAACAAGATGGACGAAGTAATAGCTCGGCACATCAAGACAAAATACTCCCTGATGATCGGTGAGCGCACTGCCGAAGAGATCAAGACAAAGATTGGAAGCGCATTTCCGATGGAACAAGAGTTGGTTCTTGAAGTGCGGGGACGTGATCTGATCGCCGGACTGCCGAAAACAATCGAAGTGACATCTGCCGAGATCAGAGAAGCCTTAAATGAGCCTATCAGCGCTATCATTGAACGTGTTAAGAGCGTTCTCGAACAGACACCGCCCGAACTCAGCTCAGACATTATAGAACGTGGTATGATGCTCACAGGCGGCTGTGCGCTGCTCAGAGGACTCGATAAGCTGCTTGCGGCGCAGACAGGTATTCCGATCCATGTGGCCGAAGACCCGCTGTCTTGTGTGGCACTGGGATGCGGAAGAGCGCTGGATCAGATGGACATCATCCGAGATAAGTTTATCGAGACAGGGTTTGAATAA
- the murA gene encoding UDP-N-acetylglucosamine 1-carboxyvinyltransferase, producing MGKLLLTGGARLSGTIVSSGSKNGTLAIMAGALLAKGETVLHNVPSIGDVNTMMDMLRALGVKCESEPNGLVRIDATNIEATEAPYELVKRMRASFCVLGPMLARKGYAKVAMPGGCDIGARPIDFHVKGIQALGAYVNIDHGFVEAECEILRGTQVYLNFPSAGATQHIMTTASLADGVTTIHNAAAEPEITQLASFLTKMGAKIDGAGTSTVRIEGVKELCGVDFEMPPDRMEAGTFAVAAVVTRGDVRIERVSEEMVEPFVLKLREVGAVVDISDNTMRVRANARPMATDIMTMPHPGFPTDLQQPFAAMLSIGEGTSVITENVYERRFRYVNELIRMGADIKQEGRTAVINGVPKLTGAQTTAYDLRAGAALVCAALAAEGQSEISGIEHIERGYECMVEKLRSIGAQVSNHNEQEKETVCV from the coding sequence TTGGGCAAACTCTTGTTGACCGGCGGCGCACGTCTGAGCGGAACAATCGTTTCCAGCGGCAGCAAGAACGGAACACTTGCTATCATGGCGGGTGCACTTTTAGCCAAGGGTGAGACGGTTTTACATAATGTTCCATCCATCGGCGATGTAAATACCATGATGGACATGCTCCGAGCGCTGGGCGTCAAATGTGAATCAGAACCTAATGGGCTTGTCCGCATTGACGCAACTAATATTGAAGCCACTGAGGCCCCGTATGAACTCGTAAAGAGAATGAGGGCTTCTTTTTGTGTACTCGGCCCAATGCTTGCGCGTAAGGGTTACGCGAAAGTGGCAATGCCGGGCGGGTGCGATATAGGTGCAAGGCCGATTGATTTTCATGTTAAGGGTATACAGGCACTTGGAGCCTATGTAAATATCGATCATGGTTTCGTGGAAGCTGAGTGCGAAATACTTAGAGGAACACAGGTCTACCTAAACTTCCCAAGCGCAGGCGCCACACAGCATATAATGACGACCGCATCTCTGGCAGATGGCGTGACCACAATCCATAACGCGGCCGCTGAACCAGAGATCACACAGCTTGCATCATTCCTGACCAAAATGGGAGCTAAAATCGACGGTGCCGGCACATCGACCGTGCGGATCGAAGGCGTAAAGGAACTGTGTGGAGTCGATTTTGAAATGCCCCCGGACCGCATGGAAGCAGGAACATTCGCCGTGGCTGCAGTCGTAACTAGGGGTGATGTGCGCATCGAACGCGTCAGTGAGGAAATGGTGGAGCCATTCGTGCTCAAATTGCGCGAAGTCGGGGCAGTGGTGGATATCTCGGACAATACAATGCGCGTACGCGCTAATGCAAGACCGATGGCCACAGACATTATGACCATGCCCCACCCCGGATTTCCAACTGATCTTCAACAGCCGTTTGCCGCGATGCTCTCGATTGGCGAAGGCACTTCAGTGATAACTGAAAACGTGTATGAGCGCCGGTTCAGGTATGTGAACGAACTCATCAGGATGGGAGCCGATATAAAGCAGGAAGGCAGAACAGCCGTCATCAATGGTGTGCCCAAGCTCACCGGCGCCCAGACCACTGCCTATGACCTGAGAGCCGGCGCTGCACTTGTATGCGCCGCGCTGGCTGCTGAAGGACAAAGTGAAATCAGTGGTATTGAGCATATCGAACGCGGGTATGAATGTATGGTCGAAAAACTGCGCAGCATTGGTGCGCAGGTGAGCAATCATAACGAACAAGAGAAAGAGACTGTCTGTGTTTAA
- a CDS encoding helix-turn-helix transcriptional regulator translates to MDVCKEPTCPITETLAIIGGKWKPIIIWQLKESCLRFGELQRRIPNVSQKMLTQQLRELESDGIVHRKVYPVIPPKVEYSLTESGRTLLPILKEMARWGKAHVGIWHPEQ, encoded by the coding sequence ATGGATGTTTGTAAAGAACCAACCTGCCCTATAACAGAAACTCTCGCCATTATCGGAGGCAAGTGGAAACCAATCATAATATGGCAGTTAAAAGAGAGCTGCCTGCGGTTTGGAGAACTCCAGAGAAGGATACCGAACGTATCTCAAAAAATGCTGACGCAACAGCTACGTGAGCTTGAGTCAGACGGAATCGTTCATCGAAAAGTATACCCGGTCATACCACCCAAGGTTGAGTATTCGCTAACCGAGTCCGGTAGAACGCTGCTGCCTATTTTGAAAGAGATGGCAAGGTGGGGTAAAGCTCATGTCGGTATCTGGCACCCAGAGCAATAG
- a CDS encoding flavodoxin family protein has protein sequence MKIIGVMCSPRRGANSDTMVTSALAGATELGAETKAFVINDMNIKGCQACMYCKTHDGCAVQDDMQLIYKELADADGVVIGAPVYMWQYCAQARLFIDRLYCYMNLDFTAKINKPALVLISQGNDNPDTFVESLKKTGLIGLSVKDMIIAADANQPDCVSKQPELLERIKQAGKKLVS, from the coding sequence ATGAAGATAATAGGGGTCATGTGCAGTCCGCGCAGGGGCGCGAATTCGGATACTATGGTCACATCTGCGCTTGCGGGTGCGACCGAATTGGGAGCAGAGACGAAGGCTTTTGTGATAAACGATATGAACATCAAAGGCTGCCAAGCATGCATGTACTGCAAGACTCACGACGGCTGCGCTGTTCAGGACGACATGCAGCTCATCTACAAAGAACTGGCCGACGCGGACGGCGTGGTGATAGGCGCGCCGGTGTATATGTGGCAATATTGCGCACAGGCTAGGCTGTTTATTGACAGGCTATATTGTTATATGAACCTCGACTTTACGGCTAAAATCAACAAGCCTGCACTCGTGCTCATAAGCCAGGGTAATGATAATCCTGATACGTTTGTGGAATCTCTGAAAAAGACAGGCCTGATCGGACTGTCCGTCAAAGACATGATAATTGCCGCGGATGCCAATCAGCCTGATTGTGTAAGCAAGCAGCCGGAGCTTTTGGAACGCATAAAGCAGGCGGGCAAGAAACTTGTATCATAG
- a CDS encoding nitroreductase family protein, which produces MCRFKVDASLCTKCGLCISDCPSFIIMQDESGFPTIPTEKQPFCLKCQHCLAVCPTGAVSVLGRDPVDSQMISSIDMPSFKQMDHFVRSRRSIRNYKDENVDKALIDKLLKSLAHVPTGCNAQELTFNVIDDKDTMRKFSDTLVDALMNAGANHTSENPFLLQIMEMPREAVAKMLFRTAPHALIVSAPQDAPCPREDIALALAYFELLAQSAGLGTVWWGLLRRALLIAPEAKPLLGIPDDHEYYAILFGLPAIEFARTAQKEDAAGVRYITL; this is translated from the coding sequence ATGTGCCGTTTCAAAGTAGATGCATCACTTTGCACAAAATGCGGCTTGTGCATAAGTGATTGCCCTTCGTTTATCATAATGCAGGATGAAAGCGGTTTTCCGACTATTCCAACTGAAAAACAGCCGTTTTGCCTGAAGTGCCAGCACTGTCTGGCTGTATGCCCAACAGGCGCTGTCTCAGTGCTGGGTAGGGACCCTGTGGACAGTCAAATGATATCGAGTATAGATATGCCGAGCTTCAAGCAGATGGATCATTTTGTGCGAAGCAGGCGGAGCATACGTAATTACAAGGACGAAAACGTAGACAAAGCTCTGATCGATAAGCTGCTGAAGTCTCTGGCGCATGTGCCCACAGGATGCAACGCGCAGGAGTTGACGTTCAATGTGATTGACGACAAGGACACGATGCGCAAGTTCAGTGACACACTTGTGGATGCATTGATGAATGCCGGTGCAAATCACACATCAGAGAATCCATTCCTGCTGCAGATTATGGAAATGCCGCGTGAAGCCGTGGCCAAGATGCTGTTTCGCACAGCTCCGCATGCCTTAATAGTATCGGCTCCACAGGATGCGCCTTGCCCTCGTGAGGACATTGCGCTTGCCCTGGCATATTTCGAGCTTTTGGCACAGAGCGCCGGTCTTGGGACTGTGTGGTGGGGACTTCTTCGTCGCGCGCTGCTGATTGCTCCTGAGGCCAAACCATTGCTTGGCATCCCGGATGATCATGAGTATTACGCCATACTATTCGGGTTGCCAGCGATTGAGTTTGCTCGAACCGCTCAAAAGGAAGATGCCGCCGGGGTCAGGTATATAACTCTCTGA
- a CDS encoding ABC transporter ATP-binding protein: MKVAEAIVVQGLKKAYKGHLGDSFTAVDDLNFQVDQGEIFGFIGPNGAGKTTTIKMLLGLLFPTSGKVSVLGKPAGDIEAKKRISYLPESPYFYEHMTGVEVLDFYCKLFRMDAPSRKRRIGELLEQVGLTKDGGRALRQYSKGMLQRIGIAQALINNPDLLIFDEPTSGLDPIAHKDIQDLILALKEQGKTVFVSSHQLSDIESVCNRVAIINRGKLVKLGTMQELLNIGRTVITLSSPKEGLAEAVKPLAERVSVEGEIMRVYADTDDNVHEVLDAARGKSTLVSVVPQKQTLEDLFVEIVREGRN; encoded by the coding sequence ATGAAAGTGGCCGAAGCCATAGTTGTTCAGGGGCTGAAAAAGGCCTATAAAGGCCACCTGGGAGACAGCTTTACTGCTGTCGACGATCTGAACTTTCAGGTAGACCAGGGCGAAATTTTCGGTTTTATCGGACCCAACGGAGCGGGAAAGACCACCACCATCAAGATGCTGCTTGGTCTGTTGTTCCCGACGTCGGGCAAAGTGAGCGTGCTGGGTAAACCGGCGGGCGATATCGAGGCAAAGAAGCGTATCAGCTATCTGCCCGAAAGCCCATATTTTTATGAGCACATGACCGGAGTCGAGGTGCTCGATTTCTATTGCAAGCTCTTCAGAATGGACGCGCCGAGCCGTAAGCGCAGGATAGGTGAGCTTTTGGAGCAGGTCGGCTTGACTAAGGACGGCGGCAGGGCGCTTCGGCAATATTCCAAGGGTATGCTTCAGAGGATCGGAATAGCGCAGGCGCTCATCAATAATCCCGACCTCCTCATCTTCGACGAACCGACCTCCGGCCTTGATCCGATTGCTCACAAGGATATTCAAGACCTCATCCTCGCTTTGAAAGAGCAGGGCAAGACTGTTTTCGTCAGTTCTCATCAACTTTCAGACATCGAGAGCGTCTGCAACAGGGTCGCCATCATAAATCGCGGCAAGCTGGTCAAACTCGGCACAATGCAGGAACTGCTCAATATCGGCAGGACAGTCATCACGCTTTCTTCGCCTAAAGAGGGGTTGGCTGAGGCAGTCAAGCCGCTGGCTGAGAGGGTCTCGGTCGAGGGTGAGATTATGCGCGTGTATGCCGACACTGATGATAATGTGCATGAAGTGTTGGATGCAGCACGTGGCAAATCGACATTGGTATCGGTCGTGCCGCAGAAACAGACTCTTGAAGATCTGTTTGTCGAGATAGTAAGGGAGGGACGCAATTGA
- a CDS encoding ABC transporter permease, whose product MIIWSIAKATVGDAMRKKVLQIFLVVAIGLIVISLSFSQTLSFSTREGSSTDIMLVKSFGMGLMAMAGWLISLVMCVSLIPQEIERRTIYTILAKPVKRYEFIIGKFLGAMLTLAICVAFMGIVFIGVVMAKAHGASVAAASSTTGISALDSGIEKVQLFDINMVWSVVMIYLQFMVLSAVVLLFSVFMTPTVNFFMGLGVYIIGVLASLTETLASKGSSLNFILKGFYKVIHMIIPNFDKFNVTNTLLHPEAHITNVMHYTGQVALYGIFYALLMMMLAVIIFEKKEV is encoded by the coding sequence TTGATTATCTGGTCAATCGCAAAAGCAACCGTCGGCGACGCAATGAGAAAGAAAGTGCTTCAGATATTCCTGGTGGTCGCCATCGGTCTTATCGTTATATCGCTCTCCTTCTCGCAGACTCTTTCGTTCTCCACCAGAGAAGGCTCGTCAACAGACATTATGCTGGTCAAGAGCTTCGGAATGGGTCTTATGGCAATGGCCGGTTGGCTTATCAGCCTTGTGATGTGCGTATCTCTGATCCCACAAGAAATAGAACGCCGCACGATCTACACCATTCTTGCAAAGCCCGTCAAACGATATGAATTCATCATAGGTAAGTTCCTTGGGGCGATGCTGACTCTGGCGATCTGCGTGGCATTTATGGGGATTGTCTTCATAGGCGTGGTGATGGCTAAGGCGCATGGGGCATCCGTGGCCGCCGCATCGTCCACCACAGGCATATCGGCATTGGATTCAGGCATCGAAAAGGTCCAGTTGTTCGATATCAACATGGTCTGGAGCGTGGTGATGATCTATCTGCAGTTTATGGTCCTTAGCGCCGTCGTGCTGCTCTTCTCGGTGTTCATGACCCCCACCGTCAACTTCTTCATGGGTCTAGGCGTGTATATCATCGGTGTTTTGGCTTCGCTGACCGAGACGCTTGCCTCGAAGGGAAGCTCACTCAACTTCATTCTCAAGGGTTTCTATAAGGTGATACACATGATTATCCCGAACTTTGACAAGTTCAACGTCACCAACACCCTTTTGCACCCCGAGGCTCATATTACCAATGTGATGCATTATACGGGGCAGGTTGCTCTATACGGCATATTTTACGCTTTGCTTATGATGATGCTTGCGGTAATCATATTTGAGAAGAAGGAAGTCTAG
- a CDS encoding glutathione S-transferase N-terminal domain-containing protein, translating into MKNVAVYSTPTCPYCRLAKDYLTEKGIQFSEYNVATDLEARNLMVQKSGQLGVPVIEVDGQVVIGFNRQKLDELISA; encoded by the coding sequence ATGAAGAACGTAGCAGTATATTCAACGCCCACATGCCCGTATTGCAGGCTTGCAAAAGATTATTTAACGGAAAAGGGTATACAGTTTTCTGAATACAATGTCGCAACGGACCTGGAAGCAAGAAACCTGATGGTCCAGAAATCCGGGCAGCTTGGAGTGCCCGTGATCGAAGTCGATGGACAGGTTGTGATCGGCTTCAACAGACAAAAACTGGATGAACTCATAAGCGCATAG
- a CDS encoding FAD-dependent oxidoreductase, producing MDKSHYELIILGAGPAGMTAGVYAARKQLDTLIITENIGGQAMWSSCVENYLGYIYITGTELVQKFEEHLKQFDVRLEYTRVSRLSLVDGGFRVDTADGRAFFGRAVIVATGKSPRLLDVPGEKEFTGRGVTYCATCDGPLYQDKTVAVVGGGNSGLDAAVQLMKICPKVYVIESTGKLRADEVMIDQVQQAENVEILLETSVVEIVGNTFVNKMTVQTHDITRELTLDGVFVEVGLTPNTDFIKGLVELTRSGEIPVDCAGHTGIPGLYAGGDVTTVPEKQIIIAAGDGAKAALGAYSYIVRQPNIPDWAKS from the coding sequence GTGGATAAGAGTCACTATGAACTGATTATATTAGGTGCCGGTCCCGCCGGTATGACTGCTGGGGTTTATGCGGCGCGCAAACAGCTGGATACACTCATAATCACAGAAAATATCGGCGGGCAGGCTATGTGGAGTTCATGCGTCGAGAATTATCTGGGATATATCTATATTACGGGCACGGAACTGGTCCAAAAGTTCGAGGAACATCTGAAGCAGTTCGATGTCCGTCTCGAATACACAAGAGTCTCCAGGCTGTCTCTGGTCGACGGCGGGTTTAGGGTGGATACTGCGGACGGGCGAGCATTCTTCGGACGCGCAGTCATTGTGGCAACAGGCAAATCACCACGTCTTTTGGATGTGCCCGGTGAAAAGGAGTTCACAGGCAGAGGTGTAACGTATTGCGCCACATGTGACGGCCCTCTGTATCAGGATAAGACGGTGGCTGTCGTCGGGGGAGGAAATTCGGGCCTGGATGCAGCAGTACAGCTCATGAAGATATGTCCCAAGGTCTATGTGATAGAATCAACGGGCAAGCTCCGAGCCGACGAAGTCATGATCGATCAGGTGCAGCAGGCCGAGAATGTCGAAATTCTGCTTGAGACGTCGGTTGTGGAGATTGTGGGCAATACGTTTGTGAATAAAATGACTGTGCAGACCCACGACATAACCAGAGAACTGACTCTCGACGGTGTTTTTGTTGAAGTGGGTCTCACGCCGAACACGGACTTCATAAAGGGTCTGGTGGAGCTTACCAGATCGGGCGAGATACCCGTAGACTGCGCGGGACACACCGGTATTCCCGGATTATATGCCGGCGGTGACGTTACTACGGTGCCCGAAAAACAAATAATAATTGCTGCGGGCGATGGTGCGAAAGCTGCGCTCGGAGCATATTCATACATTGTCAGACAGCCAAACATTCCAGACTGGGCGAAGAGTTAA
- the hemW gene encoding radical SAM family heme chaperone HemW produces the protein MHFGHPAPTRAAYIHIPFCLSKCHYCDFNSYPGMDSIYGEYVRALITEIERPHGSVEKLDTIYIGGGTPTVLSTGQLGDILSAISCSIGISDNAEVTVEANPGTIDELKLAQLHWLNFNRLSLGVQSFDDDYLAMLGRAHGSKQAVDAYYCARKAGFDNISIDLIFAMPGQRLTHWENTLDAAIGLEPEHISLYELSIEEGTLFCELCAKGEISPLGEDDQIAMYETAIAKMQEAGYEHYEVSNFARPGYRCRHNQFYWRNESYYGFGAGATSYVAGERAVRIKDPNEYIASIMSGGDAVASSEGLTGRAHFAETLILGLRMIDGIDMNKLSKQTYTDIGGEFAHEIESLRSRGFVDLSKGILKVTHKGLLLLNYVSAELITPPD, from the coding sequence ATGCATTTTGGACATCCGGCTCCCACCAGAGCCGCATATATACACATACCGTTTTGCCTCTCCAAGTGCCATTACTGCGACTTCAACTCATACCCCGGAATGGATTCAATCTACGGCGAGTATGTCAGGGCGCTTATTACCGAGATCGAGCGGCCGCACGGATCAGTGGAAAAGCTGGATACGATATATATCGGCGGCGGCACTCCGACAGTCCTTTCTACAGGCCAACTTGGCGACATCCTGTCTGCAATATCATGCAGCATCGGGATATCTGATAATGCCGAGGTTACCGTAGAGGCCAACCCAGGCACTATAGACGAGTTAAAGTTAGCGCAACTACACTGGCTAAACTTTAACAGGTTAAGCCTTGGCGTCCAGTCTTTTGACGATGATTATCTGGCTATGCTCGGACGTGCTCATGGCTCGAAACAGGCCGTTGACGCATATTACTGCGCACGTAAAGCCGGGTTCGACAATATCAGCATAGACCTGATTTTCGCAATGCCTGGGCAAAGGCTCACTCATTGGGAAAACACACTGGATGCCGCAATCGGACTGGAGCCGGAGCACATATCGCTTTATGAGCTTTCGATAGAGGAGGGGACACTATTTTGCGAGCTTTGTGCCAAGGGTGAGATATCGCCGTTGGGAGAAGACGATCAGATCGCTATGTATGAGACGGCAATAGCGAAGATGCAGGAGGCCGGCTATGAGCACTATGAGGTCTCCAACTTTGCACGTCCGGGCTATCGCTGCCGCCACAATCAATTCTACTGGCGTAACGAGTCGTATTATGGGTTCGGGGCTGGTGCGACCAGTTATGTTGCGGGTGAGCGAGCAGTCCGCATCAAGGACCCGAATGAGTATATAGCCTCGATAATGTCGGGAGGTGATGCTGTTGCCTCTTCAGAGGGTTTGACCGGCAGGGCACATTTTGCAGAGACATTAATCCTCGGTCTGCGTATGATCGATGGTATAGATATGAATAAGTTAAGTAAGCAAACTTATACCGATATAGGCGGAGAATTTGCCCATGAGATCGAGTCTCTCCGGTCACGCGGGTTTGTGGATTTATCGAAAGGTATTTTGAAAGTAACGCACAAGGGCTTGCTGCTGCTCAACTATGTCTCTGCGGAACTGATCACTCCACCAGACTAA
- a CDS encoding TlpA family protein disulfide reductase has translation MKTRRYLHMVIALVLISLAACAANAQISTGTKAPDFTLPTLDGGKFTLSDCFKEQPSVVVLDIWATWCPPCKAEIPYLVDLQNKYQSNKSVTIVGVAFDQDKTKVADFARSQSINYTVVLDYGGNKIGSSYKVGGIPMTCLIDKKGIIRYVHNGFPIRDENEQKKEIAKMEGEIKTLLDEK, from the coding sequence ATGAAAACCAGACGTTACCTGCATATGGTTATTGCGTTAGTTTTGATATCTCTGGCTGCCTGCGCCGCAAATGCCCAGATCAGCACAGGCACAAAGGCTCCCGACTTCACACTGCCGACACTCGACGGCGGGAAATTTACACTCTCAGACTGCTTCAAAGAACAGCCCTCAGTGGTAGTGTTGGATATCTGGGCGACGTGGTGCCCGCCATGCAAGGCTGAAATCCCCTATCTGGTCGATCTGCAGAACAAATATCAATCAAACAAGAGTGTCACTATAGTCGGAGTCGCTTTTGACCAGGATAAGACCAAAGTGGCCGACTTCGCAAGGAGCCAGTCTATCAACTATACAGTCGTTCTTGATTATGGCGGCAACAAGATCGGCAGCAGCTATAAGGTCGGCGGCATCCCCATGACATGTCTGATCGACAAAAAAGGTATCATCCGCTATGTCCACAACGGCTTTCCTATTCGTGATGAAAACGAACAGAAGAAAGAGATAGCCAAGATGGAAGGGGAAATAAAGACCCTGCTGGACGAGAAGTGA